The following are encoded in a window of Dethiosulfovibrio russensis genomic DNA:
- a CDS encoding ArsR/SmtB family transcription factor yields the protein MGKDRPFLEELSAMFKALGDPTRLGIALELMETEKCVSEISSSLGISDSSTSHHLRSLRQLKLVKRRREGQKLFYSLDDHHVYLILTIGLEHQEHRGREEER from the coding sequence TTGGGAAAGGATAGACCTTTTTTGGAGGAATTGTCAGCCATGTTCAAGGCTCTGGGAGATCCTACGAGGCTGGGGATAGCGCTCGAACTTATGGAGACGGAGAAATGCGTTTCCGAGATATCCTCTTCTTTGGGAATAAGCGATTCGTCGACGTCCCATCACCTCAGAAGCCTCAGACAGCTCAAGCTAGTCAAGAGAAGACGGGAGGGTCAGAAGTTGTTCTACTCTCTCGACGATCATCACGTATACCTGATATTGACTATAGGCCTGGAGCACCAGGAACATAGAGGAAGGGAAGAGGAAAGATGA